A single genomic interval of Theropithecus gelada isolate Dixy chromosome 16, Tgel_1.0, whole genome shotgun sequence harbors:
- the PHB gene encoding prohibitin isoform X1 has protein sequence MAAKVFESIGKFGLALAVAGGVVNSALYNVDAGHRAVIFDRFRGVQDIVVGEGTHFLIPWVQKPIIFDCRSRPRNVPVITGSKDLQNVNITLRILFRPVASQLPRIFTSIGEDYDERVLPSITTEILKSVVARFDAGELITQRELVSRQVSDDLTERAATFGLILDDVSLTHLTFGKEFTEAVEAKQVAQQEAERARFVVEKAEQQKKAAIISAEGDSKAAELIANSLATAGDGLIELRKLEAAEDIAYQLSRSRNITYLPAGQSVLLQLPQ, from the exons ATGGCTGCCAAAGTGTTTGAGTCCATTGGCAAGTTTGGCCTGGCCTTAGCTGTTGCAGGAGGCGTGGTGAACTCTGCCTTATATAATG TGGATGCTGGGCACAGAGCTGTCATCTTTGACCGGTTCCGTGGAGTACAGGACATTGTGGTAGGGGAAGGGACTCACTTTCTCATCCCATGGGTACAGAAACCAATTATCTTTGACTGCCGTTCTCGACCACGTAATGTGCCGGTCATCACTGGTAGCAAAG ATTTACAGAATGTCAACATCACACTGCGCATCCTCTTCCGGCCCGTCGCTAGCCAGCTTCCTCGCATCTTCACCAGCATCGGAGAGGACTATGATGAGCGTGTGCTGCCGTCCATCACGACCGAGATCCTCAAGTCAGTGGTG GCTCGCTTTGATGCTGGAGAACTAATCACCCAGAGAGAGCTGGTCTCCAGGCAGGTGAGCGACGATCTTACAGAGCGAGCAGCCACCTTTGGGCTCATCCTGGATGACGTGTCCTTG ACACATCTGACCTTCGGGAAGGAGTTCACAGAAGCGGTGGAAGCCAAACAGGTGGCTCAGCAGGAAGCAGAGAGGGCCAGATTTGTGGTGGAAAAG GCTGAGCAGCAAAAAAAGGCAGCCATCATCTCTGCTGAGGGTGACTCCAAGGCGGCTGAGCTGATTGCCAACTCACTGGCCACTGCAGGGGATGGCCTGATCGAGCTGCGCAAGCTGGAAGCCGCGGAGGACATCGCATACCAGCTCTCACGTTCTCGGAACATCACCTACCTGCCAGCGGGGCAGTCTGTGCTCCTCCAGCTGCCCCAGTGA
- the PHB gene encoding prohibitin isoform X2: MAAKVFESIGKFGLALAVAGGVVNSALYNVDAGHRAVIFDRFRGVQDIVVGEGTHFLIPWVQKPIIFDCRSRPRNVPVITGSKDLQNVNITLRILFRPVASQLPRIFTSIGEDYDERVLPSITTEILKSVVARFDAGELITYLPAGQSVLLQLPQ, from the exons ATGGCTGCCAAAGTGTTTGAGTCCATTGGCAAGTTTGGCCTGGCCTTAGCTGTTGCAGGAGGCGTGGTGAACTCTGCCTTATATAATG TGGATGCTGGGCACAGAGCTGTCATCTTTGACCGGTTCCGTGGAGTACAGGACATTGTGGTAGGGGAAGGGACTCACTTTCTCATCCCATGGGTACAGAAACCAATTATCTTTGACTGCCGTTCTCGACCACGTAATGTGCCGGTCATCACTGGTAGCAAAG ATTTACAGAATGTCAACATCACACTGCGCATCCTCTTCCGGCCCGTCGCTAGCCAGCTTCCTCGCATCTTCACCAGCATCGGAGAGGACTATGATGAGCGTGTGCTGCCGTCCATCACGACCGAGATCCTCAAGTCAGTGGTG GCTCGCTTTGATGCTGGAGAACTA ATCACCTACCTGCCAGCGGGGCAGTCTGTGCTCCTCCAGCTGCCCCAGTGA